The Theileria equi strain WA chromosome 2 map unlocalized gcontig_1105316255037, whole genome shotgun sequence genomic sequence CTCATAATTCATCTCTCTAATATATTATgacatttaaaaatataaatgtgtGCGTATTACTGTTTCattaaattttaatatCGCAAGTTTCTGTCTATAGACGCGAGTGAGTTGACGGATCCGACGCCTATCATAGTTTCGCGATGGAAGGCTCGGAAGTTGGCACAACTGACAATTCACATACTACTCTGCCTGTTCAACCAGATAGTGACGTGAAGGAGGAAACTGCCGTGCCTGAGTTTCCTTCAGATGGAGTTGACCAGTACAATGGCTTTGGGGATAGTAACAACATAACACTGCTacacaaaatattgaaCCAAACTACCTctattgatgatattttgGCACAGAGCAGAAAAGGATTTAAAAAGTCAAACACCTCGCAGGAGCCGAAACTGGTAAAGAGGAACGCTAAAATTGACGTCAGGATAGATCAGCCCAAATCTTTGGTAGGAACCGCAAAACCATACCAGTTGGAAGGTTTGAGATGGCTTGTAGGACTACACAATAAGGGATTGAATGGTATTCTCGCGGATGAAATGGGACTGGGAAAAACGTTCCAGACTATTAGTCTAATGGCATACTTAAAGGAGTCGTGTGGAATCGATGGTCCACACTTGGTTTTAGCTCCAAAGTCGACAATTGGCAATTGGATAAACGAAATTAACCGTTTTTGTCCATCCCTTCGAGTATTGAAATTTATAGGGAACAAGGAAGAACGCGCCTATCTCATAAACAACGAGCTCGATCAAGATAAATACGACGTTATAGTTACATCTTATGAAACGTGTTGTAAAACTAAGCGAGCATTGTGTAAACTAGATTGGAAGTATATCATTATTGATGAGGCCCATCgtataaagaatgaagaatcCAAATTGAGTGAGGTTGTTAGAATGTTTCAGACAGAATATCGACTTTTGATCACAGGAACTCCTCTGCAAAATAATCTAAAAGAGTTGTGGGCACTTCTCAACTTTTTATTTCCTGAGGTGTTTGCATCTTCTGAAGAGTTTGAGCAGGTGTTTGATTTGGTTGGACCAAAGGAACTCACACAAGCTGAAAGAGAGTCTAGAAATTTGCAGATTATAGCAAGATTGCATGAGATTTTGCGTCCGTTTATGCTTCGCCGCTCCAAAAAGGACGTTTTAACAGAAATGCCACCGAAGAATGAGCTTTTGCTCATGGTACCTTTATCTGCTATGCAAAAACAGCTTTATAGAGATCTTTTGAGAAAAAATGTCCCTGAACTTGGTGCTGAAGATAATACAAAATCGGGGCTTCAGGTTCAACTACTGAATTTAGCTATGCAGTTGAGAAAAGCTTGTAATCATCCCTACCTCTTTGATGGATATGAAGATCGTAATGATGATCCATTTGGGGAGCACTTGGTTGAAAATGCAGGGAAACTCAATTTGGTGGATAAACTTCTTCACAGgcttttaaaaagcaatTCTAGAATACTTATATTTTCCCAAATGGCTAGGATGTTGGACATTCTAGAGGATTATTGTAGAATGCGTGGGTATCTTTACTTTAGAATAGATGGCAATACATCTAGTGAGGACAGAGATCATCAGATTTCCTCCTTTAACGCGCCAGATAGTGAAGTTAGCATATTTTTGCTCTCTACAAGGGCAGGTGGTCTAGGTATCAACCTTGCTACAGCTGATGTTGTAATTCTCTATGACAGCGATTGGAACCCCCAGGTAGATCTTCAGGCCATTGATAGAGCACACAGAATTGGTCAGCTGAAGCCAGTTCATGTCTACAGGCTTGTGCACGAATACACAATTGAAGAAAAAATTATAGAGAGAGCTACTCTAAAGCTACAGTTGGATAGTGCTGTAATTCAGCATGGTCGTTTAGCACAAAAAGAATTGCTTGCTATGGTACAATATGGTGCCAGTCACATTTTCAAGGCCGGTGATAAAGCCATTACGGATGCTGATTTGGATGTTATTCTTAGTAAGGGGCAAGAAAGGGCAAATATGCTCAACAACAAACTTATAACACAAACTAAAAAAGGTCTCTTGGATTTTTCAACAACCACAAACTCTCAAAACATGTATCAATATCCTAATAACAGCATCGAGGATGCAGATGAAATGGACAAACAGGAATGGTCAAAACTCGAGGCTTTAAGGACACAGAATGATAATCTCATTGAAAGAGAAAGTAGAAGAAAACTGAGGATTGCTAAAGAACAGATGGAACTCTATCAAAGCACGAGACATTTGGATAAATCCATCATTCCTCCAGAATTTCAGTTCTTTGACAATGCACAAATTATAAAGTTGCAccaagaagaaaatgaactTGGAGCATTAAGTGAAGAAAAACAACTCTTGAAAGAAAAGCTTCTTAGCGAGGGATTCCCAAATTGGTCAAAGAGGGACTTTAATAATTTTGTAAAGGCTTGTACAGCGCACAGTCGTTATGACATCAAGTCTATTGCTGCAACGCTAGAGAGCAAGACATTTGCAGAGGTGGAAGCTTACAGTAAGGTCTTTTGGGAAAAGTATACCACATTGCCTGATTGGTCAAAACACATTAAAAAGATCGAGGCGGGTGAAGAAAACCTGCTTCGTTTACATCAACAACATCAGGTGCGTTTTTTGTGTAGTCTTAAAATTCTCTAGGTAATTGCAAATAAACAAAAGCAACTCAAGAATCCATGGGTTGGCACTGACCAGCTATTTTCATCTCATCGTGGGAAATCCACCTTTACCGAAGATGAGGACCGTTGGTTATTGAACATCATTGCCCTTTTCGGTAAGTCTTGTATGCCGTAAACATTTTGTGCAGGTTATGACAAGTGGAGATGTATAAATGAGTTGACTAAACTTGATCCGAGATTTCAGTTGGACATGTTTCTCAAGACCAGAAATACCTTGGATTTGGCAAAACGTGCAGATTACATTATAAAGCACATTGCAAAGGAAAACTCCAAACCAAGTGGAGGTGAGAAGGTCAAAAGGGTAAAGAAGGAACCCGTCAGTTTTTAATTGTACAATATATTCGCGTAT encodes the following:
- a CDS encoding helicase family member protein (encoded by transcript BEWA_041170A); this translates as MEGSEVGTTDNSHTTLPVQPDSDVKEETAVPEFPSDGVDQYNGFGDSNNITLLHKILNQTTSIDDILAQSRKGFKKSNTSQEPKLVKRNAKIDVRIDQPKSLVGTAKPYQLEGLRWLVGLHNKGLNGILADEMGLGKTFQTISLMAYLKESCGIDGPHLVLAPKSTIGNWINEINRFCPSLRVLKFIGNKEERAYLINNELDQDKYDVIVTSYETCCKTKRALCKLDWKYIIIDEAHRIKNEESKLSEVVRMFQTEYRLLITGTPLQNNLKELWALLNFLFPEVFASSEEFEQVFDLVGPKELTQAERESRNLQIIARLHEILRPFMLRRSKKDVLTEMPPKNELLLMVPLSAMQKQLYRDLLRKNVPELGAEDNTKSGLQVQLLNLAMQLRKACNHPYLFDGYEDRNDDPFGEHLVENAGKLNLVDKLLHRLLKSNSRILIFSQMARMLDILEDYCRMRGYLYFRIDGNTSSEDRDHQISSFNAPDSEVSIFLLSTRAGGLGINLATADVVILYDSDWNPQVDLQAIDRAHRIGQLKPVHVYRLVHEYTIEEKIIERATLKLQLDSAVIQHGRLAQKELLAMVQYGASHIFKAGDKAITDADLDVILSKGQERANMLNNKLITQTKKGLLDFSTTTNSQNMYQYPNNSIEDADEMDKQEWSKLEALRTQNDNLIERESRRKLRIAKEQMELYQSTRHLDKSIIPPEFQFFDNAQIIKLHQEENELGALSEEKQLLKEKLLSEGFPNWSKRDFNNFVKACTAHSRYDIKSIAATLESKTFAEVEAYSKVFWEKYTTLPDWSKHIKKIEAGEENLLRLHQQHQVIANKQKQLKNPWVGTDQLFSSHRGKSTFTEDEDRWLLNIIALFGYDKWRCINELTKLDPRFQLDMFLKTRNTLDLAKRADYIIKHIAKENSKPSGGEKVKRVKKEPVSF